The following are encoded together in the Daucus carota subsp. sativus chromosome 5, DH1 v3.0, whole genome shotgun sequence genome:
- the LOC108221017 gene encoding monothiol glutaredoxin-S2, translated as MAMVTEMGVEYPVVIFSKSYCSMSHSIKTLICSFGANPTVYEIDEHPNGKQMEKELTALGRKPSVPAVFIGQELIGGANEVFSLHLEGKLVPLLKKANAIWV; from the coding sequence ATGGCAATGGTTACAGAAATGGGCGTCGAGTACCCAGTTGTGATCTTCAGCAAAAGCTATTGCTCGATGTCCCATTCCATTAAGACCCTGATATGCAGTTTTGGGGCAAACCCGACTGTTTATGAGATCGATGAGCATCCAAATGGTAAGCAGATGGAGAAGGAACTGACAGCTTTAGGACGTAAGCCAAGCGTACCTGCTGTGTTCATAGGCCAGGAGCTTATTGGAGGAGCCAACGAGGTGTTTAGCCTCCATCTAGAGGGCAAGCTGGTGCCACTGCTCAAAAAGGCTAATGCTATATGGGTGTAA
- the LOC108222303 gene encoding glutaredoxin-C13 — protein sequence MDKVSRLTSENGVVIFSKTTCCLSYAVNILFHELRVEPVVHELDQDPEGREIEKALLRMGCNSPAVPAVFINGKLVGSTNEVMSLHLTGSLTPMLKPYQNMS from the coding sequence ATGGACAAAGTATCGCGACTTACCTCAGAAAACGGAGTGGTAATCTTTAGCAAGACTACATGTTGCTTATCCTATGCTGTGAACATTCTGTTTCATGAACTAAGGGTAGAGCCTGTGGTTCATGAACTCGATCAAGACCCCGAGGGAAGGGAAATAGAGAAGGCCTTGTTGAGGATGGGATGCAATAGCCCTGCAGTGCCAGCAGTGTTTATAAATGGAAAGCTTGTGGGTTCTACCAATGAAGTCATGTCCCTCCACCTCACTGGCTCTCTCACTCCTATGCTCAAGCCATATCAGAACATGTCTTAA
- the LOC108220356 gene encoding F-box/kelch-repeat protein At3g23880-like translates to MSRMSKMSVTDLPEAVIMEILLELPVKTLLICKSVCKLWYYMISSDYFINCHLQRAIISSWDNPTLLKIQNPAGGLAFATSKLDLVVHQPQQNNKAADNGQALSSYPVDFDHLHLPHLFAYCRVVGSCNGIICLSNRFNNVVYLWNPSIRKCRKLPIPGGLLLIKSPVKIGFGYDSISNDYKVLRIVFERKNGLVPLVQVYSTNADCWKEFRTPILMNWNFAAHLQTNIVVKGVLFFDGGDELISFDSHKDILGLVPFPSCIFRKRSQLLDFEGSVAVVFESIGDGLGIDLWTLDSVSGEVSWTRKFSIDDDADSESEICLSCYLGAGRFYGSQSVNGIYLHNVLYDYDKKETKVYGVREESTYATPLKYVESLVSLDGFEQVE, encoded by the coding sequence ATGAGCAGAATGTCGAAAATGTCTGTGACTGATTTACCGGAAGCTGTAATTATGGAAATACTGTTGGAGCTTCCTGTGAAAACATTGCTAATATGCAAGTCAGTGTGCAAGTTATGGTATTACATGATTTCAAGCGATTACTTTATTAATTGTCACCTCCAGCGTGCCATCATTTCTTCTTGGGATAACCCCACATTACTTAAAATTCAGAATCCTGCGGGTGGTTTGGCGTTCGCTACCTCTAAATTGGATTTGGTTGTTCATCAACCGCAACAGAATAACAAGGCAGCTGACAATGGCCAAGCTTTGTCCAGCTATCCTGTAGACTTTGATCATCTGCATTTGCCACATCTTTTTGCCTATTGTCGAGTTGTTGGTTCTTGCAATGGCATTATTTGTCTATCTAATAGATTTAATAATGTTGTCTACCTCTGGAATCCGTCAATCAGGAAGTGTAGGAAACTTCCGATTCCAGgaggtttgcttttgataaAATCTCCAGTTAAGATAGGGTTTGGTTATGATTCCATCTCAAATGACTACAAGGTGCTTAGGATTGTTTTTGAAAGAAAGAATGGTCTTGTTCCGCTAGTGCAGGTGTATTCAACAAATGCTGATTGTTGGAAAGAATTCCGGACTCCTATCTTGATGAATTGGAATTTTGCTGCACACTTGCAAACTAATATAGTTGTAAAAGGggtactattttttgacgggggAGATGAACTAATCTCATTTGATTCACACAAGGATATTCTTGGACTAGTTCCATTCCCTAGCTGTATTTTCAGAAAGAGGTCACAACTTCTGGACTTTGAAGGTTCTGTTGCTGTTGTCTTTGAATCCATTGGTGATGGATTAGGAATTGATCTATGGACATTGGATTCTGTTTCTGGCGAGGTGTCTTGGACAAGAAAATTTAGTATCGACGATGATGCTGATTCAGAATCTGAGATATGTCTTTCTTGTTACTTGGGTGCAGGACGATTTTATGGAAGTCAGTCGGTCAACGGGATTTACTTGCATAACGTCTTGTACGATTATGATAAAAAAGAGACCAAGGTTTATGGGGTTCGGGAAGAGAGCACTTATGCAACTCCTCTCAAATATGTGGAGTCACTTGTTTCACTGGATGGGTTTGAACAAGTGGAGTAA
- the LOC108222373 gene encoding putative F-box protein At1g32420, producing the protein MAKPTSDLPEGMVAEILLRLPVKALLQCKSVCKLWLSIISNSYFIKSHLHRAITASMINPSVLNIECLPPDEDNLAFDVSTVAILSTLDECTAELQQQRRRQCRLVNDGPSNLRQDLSSSLLHFDHLVMPRLFNHFRVISSYNGIICLANYFGSEVYLWNPSIRRCKKLPSFKPYATRSMPIKIGFGYDSISNSYKVFRIVYEKILDIIPIVQVYSTNDDIWRDFRAPILKNWKIYKQTNIVVNGVMYFDSGDELISFDLHKEVFGIVPFPNFIQRKGSDILDFEGFVAIVFASVGYGPGLNLWTLDDVSNKISWTKRFSIETDSETNIWLYCYLGAGQFYGYKLMNGNIFLYDCDEKKETKYYELGEENSTLTLKYTETLVSLDGFEQVLE; encoded by the coding sequence ATGGCGAAGCCCACCAGCGATTTACCAGAAGGGATGGTTGCAGAAATACTTCTCCGACTTCCGGTAAAAGCATTGCTCCAATGCAAATCCGTCTGCAAGCTTTGGTTGTCCATAATCTCaaattcttattttataaaGTCTCACCTTCACCGTGCCATCACTGCTTCCATGATTAATCCCTCGGTACTCAATATTGAATGTCTGCCGCCCGACGAAGACAATCTGGCCTTTGATGTCTCTACTGTGGCCATTCTTTCAACTCTTGATGAATGTACAGccgaactgcaacagcaaaggCGACGTCAATGTCGACTTGTTAACGATGGGCCTAGCAACTTGAGACAAGATTTGTCCAGCTCTCTTCTTCACTTTGATCATCTTGTCATGCCACGTCTTTTCAATCATTTTCGAGTTATTAGTTCCTATAATGGCATTATCTGTCTAGCTAATTATTTTGGTAGCGAGGTCTACCTATGGAATCCATCAATTAGGAGGTGCAAGAAACTTCCTTCTTTCAAGCCATATGCAACTAGATCGATGCCAATTAAGATAGGCTTTGGTTATGATTCTATTTCCAATAGCTACAAGGTCTTTAGGATTGTATATGAGAAGATTCTTGATATCATACCAATAGTTCAAGTGTATTCCACAAATGATGATATCTGGAGAGACTTTCGGGCTCCTATTCTAAAAAACTGGAAGATTTACAAGCAAACTAATATCGTCGTAAACGGGGTAATGTATTTCGACAGTGGGGATGAGCTGATCTCATTTGATTTGCACAAAGAGGTTTTTGGAATAGTTCCATTCCCAAACTTTATTCAACGTAAGGGGTCTGATATTTTGGATTTTGAAGGGTTTGTTGCTATAGTCTTTGCATCTGTTGGTTATGGACCAGGACTTAACCTATGGACGCTGGATGATGTTTCTAACAAGATCTCTTGGACTAAAAGATTTAGTATTGAGactgattctgaaacaaataTATGGCTTTATTGTTATTTGGGTGCTGGACAGTTTTATGGATATAAGTTGATGAATGGAAATATCTTCTTGTATGACTGTGATGAGAAGAAAGAGACCAAATATTATGAACTTGGAGAAGAGAACAGTACCTTGACTCTTAAGTACACAGAGACACTTGTTTCACTGGACGGCTTTGAGCAAGTGCTAGAGTAA
- the LOC108223974 gene encoding membrane-anchored ubiquitin-fold protein 3, whose amino-acid sequence MAEGEEGIELKFRIFDGTDIGHRTYPPSTTVATLKQRLVAEWPQDKSVIPKSAGDMKLIHAGKFLENSKTLSESRIHIGDLPGGVITMHVVVQPPVAKKKTDKNKDEKPKQGTCSCTIL is encoded by the exons ATGGCTGAAGGAGAGGAGGGCATTGAGCTTAAGTTTCGAATATTTGATGGAACAGATATAGGTCATAGAACCTATCCGCCATCTACCACTGTTGCAACTCTTAAGCAAAGGCTAGTTGCTGAATGGCCTCAAG ATAAGTCCGTTATACCAAAATCAGCAGGTGATATGAAACTTATTCATGCGGGAAAGTTTTTGGAGAACAGCAAGACACTTTCCGAGTCCAGAATACACATTGGTGACCTCCCTGGAGGTGTCATAACGATGCATGTAGTGGTTCAACCTCCTGTTGCGAAGAAAAAGACAG ACAAGAACAAGGACGAAAAGCCAAAACAGGGTACTTGCTCGTGCACTATTCTCTAG
- the LOC108222584 gene encoding glutaredoxin-C11 produces MDMIRDLASKKAAVIFTKSSCCMCHSIKALFYELGASPAVHEIDHDTNGREMEYALQRLGCSPSVPAVFIGGKYIGSAKDIISLHVDGSLKEKLIEARAIWF; encoded by the coding sequence ATGGATATGATAAGAGACCTTGCATCAAAGAAGGCTGCAGTGATCTTTACCAAGAGCTCATGTTGCATGTGCCATAGCATTAAGGCACTCTTTTATGAACTTGGTGCAAGCCCTGCAGTTCATGAAATTGATCATGACACAAATGGAAGGGAAATGGAATATGCGCTTCAAAGGTTAGGCTGTAGTCCTTCTGTCCCTGCGGTTTTCATTGGTGGAAAATATATAGGCTCAGCCAAGGACATCATCTCCCTGCATGTAGATGGATCTCTAAAAGAAAAGCTAATTGAGGCCAGGGCTATCTGGTTCTAA
- the LOC108221016 gene encoding monothiol glutaredoxin-S2-like: protein MALVTRMGMEYPVVIFSKSTCSMSHSIKTLICSFGANPTVYEIDEHPNGEQMEKELKALGRKPSVPAVFIGQELIGGANEVFSLHLQGKLVPLLKDANAIWV from the coding sequence ATGGCATTGGTCACAAGAATGGGAATGGAATATCCAGTTGTGATCTTCAGCAAAAGCACTTGCTCAATGTCGCATTCCATTAAGACACTTATCTGCAGCTTCGGGGCAAACCCGACTGTTTATGAGATTGATGAACATCCAAATGGTGAGCAGATGGAGAAGGAACTGAAAGCATTAGGACGCAAGCCTAGCGTACCAGCAGTGTTCATAGGTCAGGAGCTTATCGGGGGAGCTAACGAGGTATTTAGCCTCCATCTACAGGGCAAGCTGGTGCCTCTTCTCAAAGATGCTAATGCTATATGGGTGTAA